In one Desulfoferula mesophila genomic region, the following are encoded:
- a CDS encoding GmrSD restriction endonuclease domain-containing protein translates to MEARNRNLKDWYGKILRGEIKLPRFQRHEAWDKHRISNLIETVVHDLPLGITLTLEVGDKEQFISRFLETATPKEKQRVLEHLLDGQQRLTALWRAFHNNYERETYFIHLEEFDEYGSAQDQPDMAVFCRTRYTKSNGEKYPLWCDDPSECLRRGYIPTHLLKPEDIQQEIDEWLDKATATREPEGGKEELKAFYDFQKRVSDGIKDLRSIIANYNLPYLSLPSDTDKSVALDVFIKMNTNSKPLTQYDVIVAEVESVMGSSLHELQNALDNKYPDISRYGELPDLILTTSALLQDELPNQRGSWDMDKQVMVQKWEIMENGLQRMAEFLRNEGIYDRKRLPTNAVLAVIASLYSNIPTHGDKRGKDELLLKKYLWYSFFTDRYENAAATRAFSDFIALKRVINQDAKEDGSAYSENDIPVFTEHELVHEEELLTAEWPKRTTIRGRAVLAVACRLGASDFSTGEKLDAENVEQRHYHHLYPDALLKEVDINSYLALNCALISDMTNLTIGRKDPVKYLKDRYQWTSEEIVEERLHSHLIPVPELANGGYEGLPDVEKKDKLSSDFEKFLQKRATLVMQAVRLLAEGRQLSASVLFKE, encoded by the coding sequence GTGGAGGCACGTAATCGCAACTTGAAAGACTGGTATGGAAAGATCCTACGTGGCGAAATAAAATTGCCGCGTTTTCAGCGACATGAGGCCTGGGATAAGCATCGTATTTCAAACCTCATAGAGACAGTTGTGCATGATCTGCCATTAGGCATCACTCTGACACTTGAGGTGGGAGATAAGGAACAGTTTATCTCCCGCTTTCTAGAAACGGCCACTCCTAAGGAAAAACAGCGCGTACTAGAGCACCTTCTAGACGGTCAACAACGTCTAACAGCGTTGTGGCGCGCATTTCATAACAATTACGAACGGGAAACCTATTTCATTCACTTAGAAGAATTTGACGAATATGGAAGCGCCCAGGATCAGCCCGACATGGCTGTTTTTTGCCGTACCCGCTACACAAAGTCTAATGGTGAAAAATATCCGCTTTGGTGCGATGACCCTTCTGAATGTTTGCGAAGAGGTTATATTCCCACACACCTTCTTAAACCAGAAGATATCCAACAAGAAATCGATGAGTGGTTGGACAAAGCTACAGCAACGCGGGAACCGGAAGGGGGCAAGGAAGAACTCAAGGCATTTTATGATTTTCAGAAACGCGTAAGTGACGGTATCAAGGATCTGCGGTCCATCATCGCCAACTACAACCTGCCATACCTTTCTCTACCCTCAGATACTGATAAAAGTGTCGCGTTGGATGTGTTCATAAAAATGAACACTAATAGTAAGCCGCTCACCCAGTACGATGTTATCGTCGCAGAAGTTGAAAGTGTTATGGGGAGTTCTCTCCATGAGTTGCAAAATGCTTTGGATAACAAATACCCAGATATTAGTAGGTATGGAGAACTGCCGGATTTGATCCTAACCACGTCTGCACTTTTGCAGGATGAACTGCCAAATCAACGTGGTTCGTGGGATATGGACAAACAGGTCATGGTGCAAAAATGGGAAATAATGGAAAATGGTTTACAGCGGATGGCCGAATTTCTACGCAATGAAGGTATATACGATCGCAAGCGGTTACCAACTAACGCGGTTCTGGCTGTTATCGCAAGCCTCTACTCAAACATTCCAACACATGGTGATAAAAGAGGAAAAGATGAGTTATTACTTAAAAAATATCTTTGGTATTCATTTTTTACTGATCGGTATGAGAATGCAGCTGCCACTCGTGCCTTCTCCGATTTTATTGCTCTAAAACGTGTAATTAATCAGGATGCTAAAGAAGATGGAAGTGCTTACTCAGAAAATGATATCCCGGTCTTTACAGAGCATGAGCTCGTACACGAAGAGGAGCTTTTAACTGCCGAGTGGCCCAAGCGTACTACAATCCGCGGACGTGCAGTGCTTGCTGTTGCTTGTCGTCTTGGAGCATCGGACTTCTCAACTGGCGAAAAGTTGGACGCAGAAAACGTTGAGCAACGTCACTATCATCACCTATATCCAGATGCTCTGCTGAAGGAAGTAGACATAAATAGCTATTTGGCTCTGAATTGCGCATTGATCTCTGATATGACGAATTTGACTATAGGGAGAAAAGATCCAGTCAAATACTTAAAGGATCGTTACCAGTGGACCTCAGAAGAGATTGTGGAGGAAAGACTGCATTCACACTTGATTCCGGTGCCGGAACTTGCCAACGGTGGTTATGAGGGACTTCCTGATGTTGAGAAGAAGGATAAGCTCAGTTCAGATTTTGAGAAATTCCTGCAAAAGCGAGCAACGCTGGTGATGCAGGCAGTCCGGTTGTTGGCCGAGGGACGTCAACTCAGCGCTTCAGTACTTTTTAAAGAGTAA
- a CDS encoding helix-turn-helix domain-containing protein has protein sequence MRICRQKGAYAVDTKQRLGARIRAVRKSRGLTQEVLSEMMEINPKYLSSIERGKENPTLNTLISLADNLEVDLGEIFSVLHAEDPVASKEMILSVLDRADEKQLNMILRMLLVIVGR, from the coding sequence ATGAGGATATGCAGGCAGAAAGGGGCATACGCGGTGGATACCAAACAACGGTTGGGAGCCAGGATCAGGGCGGTTAGGAAAAGCAGGGGCCTGACTCAGGAGGTCCTGTCCGAAATGATGGAAATCAACCCGAAGTATCTGAGCAGCATCGAACGAGGTAAGGAGAATCCTACTTTAAATACACTGATATCCCTGGCGGACAATCTGGAAGTGGACTTGGGAGAGATTTTCAGCGTACTCCATGCCGAAGATCCAGTTGCCAGCAAAGAAATGATCCTTTCAGTGCTGGATCGGGCGGATGAGAAGCAGCTGAATATGATCTTGAGGATGCTGCTGGTGATCGTGGGCCGGTAA